The Deinococcus depolymerans genome has a segment encoding these proteins:
- the hisG gene encoding ATP phosphoribosyltransferase, whose protein sequence is MSPAPVRGPDHLTLALPKGRILEDAIALLSQAGLPLTMPEKSRALRHEFPGVTILELRNQDVPIYVDLGVADAGIVGKDVLIESGRTVYEPVDLKFAGCRLSLIREVGATGEITRVGTKYPRAARAYLHSRGITAETVKLSGNIELACLTGLADAVVDLVQTGGTLKANNLEEVEVLFHSTARLIVNRAALKVRAARLRPLIENLRALTAQ, encoded by the coding sequence GTGAGCCCCGCCCCGGTCCGCGGCCCCGACCACCTGACGCTCGCGCTCCCCAAGGGCCGCATCCTGGAGGACGCCATCGCGCTGCTCTCACAGGCGGGCCTGCCGCTGACCATGCCGGAAAAATCCCGCGCGCTGCGGCATGAATTTCCCGGCGTGACCATCCTGGAACTGCGTAACCAGGACGTGCCGATCTACGTGGACCTGGGCGTGGCCGACGCCGGGATCGTGGGCAAGGACGTGCTGATCGAGTCGGGCCGCACCGTGTACGAGCCGGTGGACCTGAAGTTTGCCGGGTGCCGCCTGTCCCTGATCCGCGAGGTCGGCGCGACCGGTGAGATCACGCGCGTGGGCACCAAGTACCCCCGCGCGGCCCGCGCGTACCTGCACTCGCGCGGCATCACGGCCGAGACCGTGAAACTCAGCGGGAACATCGAACTGGCCTGCCTGACCGGACTGGCCGACGCGGTCGTGGACCTCGTGCAGACCGGCGGCACCCTGAAAGCCAACAACCTCGAGGAAGTCGAGGTGCTGTTCCACTCGACCGCGCGCCTGATCGTGAACCGCGCCGCGCTGAAGGTCCGCGCCGCGCGCCTGCGCCCCCTGATCGAGAACCTGCGCGCCCTCACCGCACAGTGA